From a region of the Pseudanabaena sp. ABRG5-3 genome:
- a CDS encoding response regulator — protein MSNNQNNYPYRPIEVLLVEDSPSDANLTIREFSKAKIANKLYWVENGEDAMDYLHGRGEFRDVARPDLILLDLNLPGMDGREVLAEVKADADLRQIPIVILTTSTDEEDVLRSYSLNANCYISKPIDIHEFMLAVQRINEFWLTTVKLPHK, from the coding sequence ATGAGCAATAATCAAAATAATTATCCTTATCGCCCAATTGAAGTTTTACTGGTTGAAGACTCTCCTAGTGATGCAAATTTGACAATTCGAGAGTTTAGCAAAGCTAAAATCGCCAATAAATTATATTGGGTTGAGAATGGAGAAGATGCCATGGATTACCTCCATGGTCGTGGAGAATTTCGCGATGTTGCTCGTCCAGATTTAATTTTGCTGGATCTAAATTTACCTGGTATGGATGGGCGGGAAGTTCTTGCAGAGGTGAAGGCAGATGCAGATTTAAGGCAGATTCCAATAGTGATCTTAACGACATCCACTGATGAGGAAGATGTGTTACGCTCCTATAGTCTCAATGCTAACTGTTATATTAGTAAACCCATTGATATTCATGAATTTATGCTCGCCGTCCAAAGAATTAACGAGTTTTGGTTAACTACAGTTAAATTACCTCATAAGTAG
- a CDS encoding 2TM domain-containing protein has translation MDTYSEEQVDQILRYALAKRTNGQNLTKQQIYEIASDMGVSEADFLAAVQEWQSTQAVRKEQVEFDKYKKKSFKSNVLKFAIVNSFLVALNLLTSGRIGWAIYPLLFWGLAVALDAWVTYQTDSEEYEKQFQKWMQKQKRDRLTAQITGKLTTSLEEWLK, from the coding sequence ATGGATACTTATTCCGAAGAACAGGTTGATCAGATTCTCCGCTATGCTCTCGCAAAGAGAACTAATGGTCAAAATCTAACTAAACAGCAAATATATGAAATTGCCTCAGATATGGGTGTGAGTGAAGCGGATTTCCTCGCCGCAGTACAGGAATGGCAATCTACGCAAGCTGTACGCAAGGAGCAAGTGGAATTCGATAAATATAAAAAGAAGTCTTTTAAATCAAATGTCCTGAAATTTGCGATCGTCAATTCTTTTTTAGTAGCGTTAAACTTATTAACCTCTGGCAGAATTGGCTGGGCAATCTATCCGCTCTTATTTTGGGGCTTAGCAGTGGCACTAGACGCATGGGTGACATATCAAACCGATAGCGAAGAATACGAAAAACAATTTCAAAAATGGATGCAAAAACAAAAACGCGATCGCTTAACTGCTCAGATTACGGGCAAATTAACAACTAGCCTCGAAGAATGGCTAAAATGA
- a CDS encoding hybrid sensor histidine kinase/response regulator, with amino-acid sequence MNPESLQVLLVEDSPTDARLFQQVFLRSSVGQWSLEIAERLSDAIGYCQSNDFDLVLLDLQLPDSEGLDTIAKFNEVFPDIPIIILTAFDDEELALQAMAKGAQDYLVKDQVTTYLLRRSIRYAMERSQIVQRIRDSEQATLKALEKERELNQLKSYFVSMVSHEFRNPLTALQLTSEIILVSGHQLTPEKKQIYARRMESTIQNMCQLLDEIMLLGKVETGNFEITLESINFQEYCEQLISLLSFSDNNKHPIILSCHSLPNFLKIDPNLFRHIFTNLISNAIKYSPEGNEVNIAVDYLEDDRKLIFSVSDRGLGIPEAEQSRLFNTFSRCSNVGKIQGTGLGLAIVKRCVDLWGGEIQAESQVDTGTKFTVTLPVDSISTKS; translated from the coding sequence ATGAATCCAGAATCTCTCCAAGTTTTATTAGTCGAAGATAGCCCAACCGATGCGCGGCTATTTCAGCAAGTATTTCTTCGATCCTCTGTAGGGCAGTGGTCATTGGAGATCGCTGAGCGCCTAAGTGATGCAATTGGATATTGTCAATCGAACGACTTTGACTTGGTGTTACTGGATTTGCAATTGCCTGATTCGGAAGGTTTAGATACCATCGCTAAATTTAATGAGGTATTTCCTGATATTCCCATTATTATTTTGACAGCCTTTGATGATGAGGAATTAGCCCTGCAAGCGATGGCTAAGGGCGCACAAGATTATTTAGTCAAAGATCAAGTCACTACATATCTTTTGAGACGGAGTATTCGCTATGCTATGGAGCGATCGCAAATCGTACAACGGATTAGAGATAGTGAACAAGCTACATTAAAAGCGCTAGAGAAGGAAAGAGAACTAAATCAACTCAAATCATATTTTGTGTCTATGGTTTCCCATGAGTTTCGCAATCCTTTGACAGCGTTACAACTAACTAGTGAAATTATTCTTGTATCAGGGCATCAATTAACACCAGAAAAAAAGCAAATCTATGCAAGAAGAATGGAGTCAACAATTCAAAATATGTGTCAGCTTTTAGATGAAATTATGTTGTTAGGAAAAGTTGAGACAGGTAACTTTGAAATCACTTTAGAAAGTATAAATTTCCAAGAGTATTGTGAGCAATTAATTAGCTTACTTAGTTTTAGTGACAATAACAAACATCCAATTATTTTAAGTTGTCATTCATTACCTAATTTTCTCAAAATCGATCCTAATCTCTTCAGACATATTTTTACTAATCTCATTTCTAATGCAATCAAATATTCACCAGAAGGCAATGAAGTTAATATTGCAGTTGACTATTTAGAGGATGATCGTAAATTGATTTTTAGTGTGAGCGATCGCGGCCTTGGTATTCCTGAGGCTGAGCAAAGTCGATTGTTTAACACCTTTAGTCGATGTAGCAATGTTGGCAAAATTCAAGGAACTGGCTTAGGCTTAGCGATCGTCAAACGCTGTGTTGATTTGTGGGGCGGCGAAATCCAAGCGGAGAGTCAAGTTGATACTGGCACAAAATTCACGGTGACTTTGCCTGTGGATTCCATTAGTACCAAGTCATAG
- a CDS encoding ATP-binding protein gives MTVRNRQKLFRLTKIGHQLVKEALKDYDSINWFCEIHRKCIRRQTFTNFYNGDGVKRETAETYCDVLKIPNWRENWDTIFELLPVAIADWSVYDDRWVGRKKLVSDLTKKIRNNCRLLLLLGITGIGKTALAEKIADDVQSRFGKILRVNFDSDDHPRDFVGVACRWLEELGESLLLEDKQPMAILKRLINQLREERILVLVDSLEALLTENEDGWGDFEDEWWTKFFEDFLAFESSQSALIVTSQDLPTKIQSLASRYPNIYHREILHGLLDDEQVALFEKVGLDMSLTLADRPILMRIGKIYHGHPLMLRVLSGEIVESFAGNARAFWGNVGEEIELVEQHLAEAEAGAKLESANDDWKLHKLTRRIWMKVYRRRLDEVFKRLKRQNADAYLLICVAAIYRRPVQESGWLLQLDSYIQRLRNEVYSKERQLQVLEDLFGRFLVEISINHNDRRLLGMHNLIRSVALEHRQELFAEFG, from the coding sequence GTGACGGTAAGAAACAGGCAAAAGCTTTTTAGATTAACAAAAATCGGACATCAGCTAGTTAAAGAGGCATTAAAAGACTACGACTCAATTAATTGGTTTTGCGAAATACATAGAAAATGTATTCGTCGCCAGACTTTTACCAATTTCTACAATGGTGATGGGGTAAAGCGCGAGACTGCTGAGACTTACTGTGATGTGTTAAAGATCCCGAACTGGCGTGAAAACTGGGACACAATTTTTGAGCTTTTACCTGTAGCGATCGCTGATTGGAGTGTTTATGATGATCGCTGGGTGGGGCGCAAAAAATTAGTTAGCGACTTAACCAAGAAGATTCGTAATAACTGTCGATTGCTTCTATTACTAGGGATTACGGGGATTGGGAAGACGGCTTTAGCTGAAAAAATCGCTGATGATGTTCAATCACGATTTGGCAAAATTTTGCGGGTGAATTTTGATAGTGATGATCATCCAAGGGACTTTGTGGGAGTAGCATGTCGTTGGTTAGAAGAGTTAGGTGAGAGTCTATTACTCGAAGATAAACAACCAATGGCAATATTAAAGAGATTGATTAATCAGTTGCGAGAGGAGCGTATTCTAGTTTTAGTTGACTCTCTAGAAGCGTTATTAACCGAAAATGAAGATGGCTGGGGAGATTTTGAGGATGAATGGTGGACTAAGTTTTTTGAAGATTTTTTAGCATTTGAATCTTCTCAAAGTGCATTAATTGTCACTTCTCAAGACCTGCCAACTAAAATCCAAAGTTTAGCTTCGCGCTATCCTAATATCTATCATCGTGAGATTTTGCATGGGTTACTTGATGATGAACAGGTTGCCCTATTTGAGAAAGTTGGTTTGGACATGAGTTTGACATTAGCAGATAGACCAATCTTGATGCGAATCGGAAAAATATATCATGGACATCCATTGATGCTCAGAGTATTAAGTGGCGAAATTGTTGAGTCTTTTGCGGGTAATGCTCGTGCTTTTTGGGGAAATGTAGGAGAGGAGATCGAGTTAGTAGAACAACATTTAGCTGAGGCTGAGGCAGGGGCTAAATTAGAAAGTGCAAATGATGATTGGAAGTTACATAAATTGACACGTAGAATTTGGATGAAGGTTTATCGGCGTAGGCTCGATGAGGTTTTTAAACGGTTGAAACGACAAAATGCAGATGCCTATCTCTTGATTTGTGTAGCAGCAATCTACCGTCGTCCTGTGCAGGAGAGTGGTTGGTTATTGCAGCTAGATAGTTATATCCAACGCTTAAGGAATGAGGTTTATAGTAAAGAGCGACAACTACAAGTATTAGAGGATTTGTTTGGACGTTTTTTAGTGGAGATATCTATTAATCATAATGATCGCCGCCTTCTAGGAATGCACAACTTGATTCGGAGTGTGGCTCTAGAACATCGTCAAGAGTTATTTGCAGAATTTGGATAG
- a CDS encoding actin-binding WH2 domain-containing protein translates to MPFFSVLLALLSDRDQFIKEIYDGVKINTKIVGLLICSSIFLAIYGGLIGAISSWMQIISSAAKLPFLFLITLAICLPALYFFNVYFGSKTTLSQYAAILLCAVTITSTLLFGFAPVTLFFLITADNYSFFLLLNVAIFTLTGVIGVYFLYQVLLPKTEAIIADKDLAIDDTAIDKNRKIRISILKFWLGLYAFVGSQMAWTLRPFFGSFGSKFDIFRPREGNFYLAVWNALKSLFFT, encoded by the coding sequence ATGCCATTTTTCTCAGTTCTTCTTGCCTTACTTAGCGATCGCGATCAGTTCATCAAAGAAATTTATGATGGCGTTAAAATTAACACCAAAATAGTTGGTTTATTAATATGTAGTTCTATATTTTTAGCAATTTATGGTGGTTTAATTGGGGCGATTAGCTCTTGGATGCAGATTATCTCTTCCGCCGCAAAGCTACCATTCCTATTTTTAATTACATTAGCAATTTGTTTGCCAGCACTCTATTTCTTTAATGTTTATTTCGGCTCAAAAACCACCTTGAGCCAATATGCAGCAATTTTGCTTTGTGCAGTCACAATTACTAGTACGCTACTATTTGGCTTTGCCCCAGTCACTTTGTTTTTCTTAATTACAGCTGACAATTATTCATTTTTTCTTCTATTAAATGTCGCCATATTTACTCTGACAGGCGTTATTGGTGTTTACTTTCTCTATCAGGTTTTACTACCAAAAACTGAAGCTATTATTGCAGATAAAGATTTAGCCATTGACGATACAGCCATTGATAAAAACCGCAAAATCCGCATCTCTATTCTCAAGTTCTGGCTGGGACTCTATGCTTTTGTTGGTAGTCAGATGGCTTGGACATTGAGACCATTTTTTGGTTCCTTTGGCTCTAAATTTGATATTTTCCGTCCCCGTGAAGGAAATTTCTACCTTGCCGTATGGAATGCGCTTAAGAGCTTATTTTTTACATAA
- a CDS encoding FdhF/YdeP family oxidoreductase, which translates to MTNPFQHEKNPTLDTNKPAMGGGWQVISYWAEKTLDVKGGMLWKTLLHKSACLSCAWGTGGQKGGFQNEDEENLQRCAKSVEAIASELMESIPQHFFEKYSISELQKLSSMEADRLGRLSFPVIKRTNSDRYERISWDEVYEIVTKSFQKSPERLSSYSSGRSSNEAAYLLQLLMRSLGSNNLADCSDLCHSASTVGLKKVFGSGTSMVSLADLHQSDCIVLIGSNAPANHPRLMNELIKLRDRGGKVIVINPLIEVGLVKFASPAYPLKSFLKGSEISSHYIQPISGSDTAVFLGIQKSLLENNWINYEFLQQHTEGWEAVIEQVRSLDWADIVNTCGVSREELEIAAEMIGTSQRVVFGWAMGITQQSNAVDNIFSIANTALLTGNAGKEGAGTMPIRGHSNVQGFGSMGVTIRLKEEIMQALEKLLQRSLSRVQGYDTRALIEASDRHEIDTLLCLGGNIYAANPDLTQAKRALGNIETIIYISTKPNLGHFHGLAKENTLILPVFARFENPHKTTTESGNNFVRLNDEGTSHLHQREGTDLISEVEFLSELADRLHSNDVINWRSLQDPKYIRQLIAKTIPDYAKISEIDDTNQEFTIANRIFHTPNFPTRSGKAKMFVTPLPKLELPTLASFNLPEHTKAIALILGTGRSYSQHNTVVYKDGDYYRGMPHRNCILMSKADGDRAGFQEHQRVTVRGNAGEMANVEIIYGQIREGSALMFYPEVNAIFKAPIDERCGTPAFKRVPVAVYI; encoded by the coding sequence ATGACTAATCCTTTTCAACATGAGAAGAATCCTACTCTAGATACCAATAAACCTGCGATGGGTGGAGGATGGCAGGTCATTAGCTACTGGGCAGAAAAGACCTTAGATGTTAAAGGGGGAATGCTGTGGAAAACATTGCTGCATAAGAGTGCCTGTCTATCCTGTGCATGGGGAACAGGTGGGCAGAAGGGGGGATTTCAGAATGAGGACGAGGAAAACTTGCAGCGCTGTGCCAAGAGTGTGGAAGCGATCGCCTCAGAATTAATGGAATCGATTCCGCAACATTTTTTTGAGAAGTATTCCATTTCTGAACTGCAAAAGTTAAGTTCAATGGAAGCCGATCGCTTAGGTCGCTTGAGTTTTCCAGTAATTAAACGCACCAATAGCGATCGCTACGAACGCATCTCATGGGATGAGGTCTATGAAATTGTTACAAAATCCTTTCAAAAATCACCAGAGCGTCTCTCTTCCTACAGCTCAGGGCGTTCATCTAATGAGGCGGCGTACCTTTTGCAATTGCTTATGCGATCGCTTGGTTCTAATAATCTTGCGGACTGCTCAGATCTCTGTCATTCGGCTTCAACGGTAGGACTAAAGAAAGTATTTGGTTCAGGAACCTCAATGGTCAGCCTTGCGGATTTGCACCAGAGCGATTGCATTGTTTTGATTGGTTCTAATGCACCTGCGAATCATCCGCGCTTGATGAATGAACTAATTAAACTGCGCGATCGCGGCGGCAAAGTCATCGTGATCAATCCCTTGATTGAAGTAGGTTTAGTCAAATTCGCTTCACCAGCCTATCCGCTCAAATCCTTTCTCAAAGGTTCAGAAATATCTTCCCATTACATTCAGCCAATTTCAGGAAGTGACACTGCGGTTTTCTTAGGAATTCAAAAATCTTTGCTGGAGAATAATTGGATTAATTATGAATTCCTTCAGCAGCATACCGAAGGTTGGGAAGCGGTCATTGAGCAGGTGCGATCGCTGGATTGGGCAGATATTGTCAACACCTGCGGAGTCTCCCGTGAAGAGTTGGAAATCGCTGCCGAGATGATTGGCACTTCGCAACGGGTAGTCTTTGGCTGGGCAATGGGCATCACGCAGCAATCTAATGCAGTAGACAATATTTTTAGTATTGCTAATACCGCACTATTAACAGGTAATGCTGGCAAAGAAGGCGCAGGAACGATGCCAATTCGCGGACATTCCAATGTGCAGGGTTTTGGCTCGATGGGGGTAACGATTCGCCTCAAAGAGGAGATCATGCAGGCTTTAGAGAAATTATTGCAGCGATCGCTGAGTCGGGTGCAGGGCTATGACACTCGCGCTCTGATCGAGGCTAGCGATCGCCATGAAATTGATACTTTGCTCTGTCTGGGTGGCAATATCTATGCGGCAAATCCCGATCTCACTCAAGCTAAACGCGCTCTCGGTAATATCGAAACGATTATTTATATTTCCACCAAGCCCAATCTCGGACATTTTCATGGACTTGCGAAAGAGAATACTTTAATCCTGCCTGTCTTTGCTCGCTTTGAGAATCCCCATAAAACCACAACCGAGTCTGGCAACAACTTTGTGCGTCTCAATGATGAAGGTACATCGCATCTCCATCAACGCGAAGGTACAGATTTAATTTCCGAAGTAGAGTTTCTCTCTGAACTTGCCGATCGCCTGCATAGTAACGATGTTATTAATTGGCGATCGCTGCAAGATCCCAAATATATTCGCCAACTCATCGCCAAAACCATTCCCGACTATGCCAAAATCAGTGAAATCGATGATACTAATCAAGAATTTACGATCGCCAATCGCATCTTCCATACGCCCAACTTCCCAACGCGATCGGGTAAAGCCAAAATGTTTGTTACGCCTTTGCCAAAGCTAGAATTACCAACGCTTGCCAGTTTTAATTTGCCTGAACATACAAAAGCGATCGCGCTAATTCTTGGCACAGGGCGCAGCTATTCGCAGCATAATACTGTCGTTTATAAGGATGGCGACTACTATCGCGGGATGCCTCACCGCAACTGCATTTTAATGAGTAAAGCCGATGGCGATCGCGCAGGTTTTCAGGAACATCAGCGCGTAACGGTTAGAGGTAATGCAGGTGAAATGGCAAATGTCGAAATCATCTATGGACAGATTCGCGAAGGTTCAGCTTTAATGTTTTATCCCGAAGTCAATGCAATTTTTAAGGCCCCTATTGATGAACGTTGCGGCACACCTGCTTTTAAGCGTGTTCCTGTTGCGGTCTATATTTAA
- the idi gene encoding isopentenyl-diphosphate Delta-isomerase — translation MAAQLANQLEEKIILVDTSDRQIGTAEKLQAHRDGLLHRAFSIFVLNSQGQLLLQRRAKHKYHSGGLWTNTCCSHPRDEEPTLLAAHRRLQEEMGFDCELKELFSFVYRAELDHDLIEYEFDHVFVGYSDREPMLNPDEAEDWKWIDLQVLQADIQEHPEAYTYWLRDCCDRFIAAL, via the coding sequence ATGGCAGCTCAATTAGCTAACCAATTAGAAGAAAAAATTATTTTAGTCGATACTAGCGATCGCCAGATTGGGACTGCCGAGAAATTGCAGGCACACCGTGACGGGCTGTTACATCGTGCCTTTTCAATTTTCGTGTTGAATTCCCAAGGACAGCTTTTGTTACAAAGACGCGCCAAGCATAAATATCATTCAGGTGGACTCTGGACAAATACCTGTTGTAGTCATCCTCGTGATGAGGAACCAACTTTACTCGCCGCCCATCGTCGTTTGCAAGAGGAAATGGGCTTTGATTGTGAATTGAAGGAGTTATTTAGTTTCGTTTATCGTGCTGAGTTAGATCATGATTTGATTGAGTATGAGTTTGATCATGTGTTTGTCGGCTATAGCGATCGCGAACCAATGCTCAATCCTGATGAAGCCGAGGATTGGAAATGGATAGATTTACAGGTTTTACAAGCGGATATTCAAGAACATCCCGAAGCCTATACCTATTGGCTCCGCGATTGCTGCGATCGCTTCATTGCTGCCCTATAG
- a CDS encoding XDD3 family exosortase-dependent surface protein — translation MRKFISLHTMGKWLINPLILLGILNVGFTLLKSDSVSAGNLYNNWNYAADPNYDSLAVGNSNIFNIGGTAVKVDNSYVWVAINGNLPINGLFTGPYYGGYRVANQNIGYGDFFFDFGNSNFVNASNSSSLFAIKFAANNDSAAAALGIYANVRAKSVVGSNAGYWNPGSNRNTVKARTGIDPTTGEFAWNDPYYSYPSSSFFYPNVIASGNKIGDINLLNASELANAGFEGSSFGFSGSNTFGFKFDRNLVPDGNYVATLILECLNDMTGLRGSKLPPEVIVNPPSKPVPVPGMLIGMFVASGILGKRIFKQKAIK, via the coding sequence ATGAGAAAATTTATAAGTTTACATACAATGGGCAAGTGGCTAATTAATCCACTCATTTTGCTAGGGATTCTAAATGTAGGGTTTACTCTTTTAAAATCAGATAGTGTCTCTGCTGGCAATCTTTACAATAATTGGAACTATGCGGCTGACCCAAACTATGACAGTCTCGCTGTTGGAAATTCTAATATATTTAATATTGGTGGAACGGCAGTCAAAGTAGATAACAGCTATGTTTGGGTTGCAATCAATGGAAATCTTCCAATCAATGGCTTATTTACAGGACCATATTATGGAGGTTATCGAGTTGCTAATCAAAACATTGGATATGGTGATTTTTTCTTTGATTTTGGTAATAGCAACTTTGTGAACGCTAGCAATTCATCAAGTCTATTTGCGATTAAGTTCGCAGCAAACAATGACTCTGCTGCTGCCGCGCTAGGCATCTATGCTAATGTTCGAGCAAAAAGTGTCGTAGGCTCAAATGCTGGTTACTGGAATCCTGGGTCTAACCGTAACACAGTAAAAGCTAGAACAGGAATTGATCCAACGACTGGCGAATTTGCTTGGAATGATCCTTACTATAGCTATCCATCCAGCAGTTTCTTTTATCCGAATGTGATTGCTTCGGGCAATAAAATTGGTGATATCAATCTACTCAATGCTTCAGAATTAGCAAATGCAGGTTTTGAAGGAAGTAGTTTTGGCTTTTCTGGAAGTAATACATTTGGATTTAAATTTGATCGAAATTTAGTCCCAGATGGTAACTATGTTGCTACTTTGATTTTAGAGTGTCTCAATGATATGACTGGACTGAGAGGATCTAAATTACCTCCAGAAGTGATTGTAAATCCTCCTTCCAAGCCAGTACCTGTTCCCGGAATGTTGATTGGTATGTTTGTAGCCTCAGGGATTTTAGGGAAACGTATTTTCAAGCAAAAAGCTATTAAGTAG
- a CDS encoding tetratricopeptide repeat protein, with amino-acid sequence MMNLTAGQKLYAALEIDTRRVPLDRLDAYNAIAYFLTVEDEPPEKAKNLEKVDRYLQAFHHLCEMSEWQKAGKVLSCRPMSKELHEQLRIWGYYREQIELYQNLLGKVSAEQDLVCLNGLGRAFYNLSDFDKSCNYYQQQLKLARQANNLQAEAQAISGLGGIQRIKQDYSEAIASFQQQLDIAREIGDRKQEGYALNDLGYAFYALGTTQNKKKYQQKGLNFLEESLEIAREIGDQEMESSCLNDISRAYLNVGQYDQVLIALLRQLDISEESNNRLGSASALEGLSQCYVMLKQIDKALKYAQEALAVMCEIGNKHNEISALNCLGVIYCYKLRRYQEALSYFEKALELMQKFDAKGNMAIITVHIFACHFLLKNKDESDFYLNMAQSLVAKSDSLEDKGLVTMAIANAYWGRNEFWYKVWGIVLVIKGLIMMPPWRSANGRLAMEVTIKQIFGLAN; translated from the coding sequence ATGATGAATTTGACCGCAGGACAGAAACTTTATGCTGCATTAGAAATTGATACAAGGCGCGTTCCTCTTGATCGCCTTGATGCTTATAATGCGATCGCCTATTTCTTAACCGTTGAGGATGAGCCACCAGAGAAGGCAAAAAATCTCGAAAAAGTGGATCGTTATTTACAAGCTTTTCATCATCTTTGCGAAATGTCAGAATGGCAAAAGGCAGGAAAGGTTCTATCATGTCGTCCGATGTCAAAGGAATTACATGAGCAGTTAAGGATTTGGGGCTACTATCGAGAGCAGATTGAGCTATATCAAAATCTTTTAGGAAAGGTAAGTGCAGAGCAAGATTTAGTCTGTCTGAATGGATTGGGACGAGCTTTTTATAATCTCAGTGATTTTGATAAATCTTGTAATTATTATCAACAGCAACTAAAACTCGCTCGTCAAGCCAATAACCTTCAAGCAGAAGCACAAGCGATCAGTGGGTTAGGAGGGATTCAACGGATCAAACAGGATTATTCTGAGGCGATCGCCTCGTTTCAGCAGCAGCTAGATATTGCTCGTGAAATAGGCGATCGCAAACAAGAAGGTTATGCTTTAAATGACTTAGGATATGCTTTCTATGCGTTAGGAACGACTCAAAACAAGAAAAAATATCAGCAAAAAGGACTAAATTTTCTAGAAGAATCCCTAGAGATAGCTCGTGAAATTGGCGATCAGGAAATGGAAAGTTCTTGCCTTAACGATATCAGTAGAGCATATTTGAATGTTGGTCAATATGATCAAGTATTGATTGCCCTTCTACGCCAATTAGATATTAGCGAAGAAAGTAATAATAGACTTGGAAGTGCTTCAGCATTAGAGGGATTATCGCAATGCTACGTCATGTTAAAACAGATAGATAAAGCCCTAAAATATGCTCAAGAAGCTTTAGCTGTTATGTGTGAGATTGGGAATAAACACAATGAAATCTCAGCGTTAAACTGCTTGGGAGTAATCTATTGCTACAAGTTGAGACGATATCAAGAAGCACTATCATACTTTGAAAAAGCATTAGAGTTAATGCAGAAATTTGATGCTAAAGGGAATATGGCTATAATCACTGTACATATTTTTGCCTGTCATTTTCTTTTAAAAAACAAAGATGAATCAGATTTCTATCTGAATATGGCTCAGTCACTTGTTGCAAAATCTGATTCTTTAGAAGATAAGGGACTGGTTACAATGGCGATCGCCAATGCTTATTGGGGACGTAATGAGTTTTGGTACAAGGTATGGGGAATTGTTTTAGTGATCAAAGGGCTTATCATGATGCCCCCTTGGCGTAGTGCTAATGGAAGGCTCGCAATGGAAGTAACAATTAAACAAATATTTGGCTTAGCAAATTAG